The Halomonas qaidamensis genome includes the window TACCAGGGCTTGTGCGATAGTCATCCACGGGAATTGCCGCCGTTAACTCTACCTCACAGCGCGCAATCGCATTTAAGCCCAGTAAATCCGTGGCATGTCTTTCGAGCGTATTGACGTCAATTTGGTATTCAATACCACTTACCTGCCCCGATAGATCGCGGGTGGCGAGCTTAAAGTCATAAAGCTTACCCGGTGTTAGAGCATCTTCATGCATCCATACGATATCCGCCATAAATGCATTAGAAAGTGGTAAGTCAGCGTCTGCACTAACAATCCAATCACCGCGGGAAATATCAATCTCATCTTCCAGGGTAACGGTAATTGCCTGACCTGGGTAAGCAGCGCTTAAGTCGCCATCAAACGTCACCACTCGGGCAACCCGTGACGTTTTACCCGATGGTAGCACTTTCACTTCCTGGCCTGGGTGCAAAACGCCTGCCGCCAAGGTGCCGCAATAACCACGAAAATCCAGATTCGGACGATTAACGTACTGAACCGGCAAACGTAAATCAGTGAGGTTTTGGTCACGACTGATTTCGACACTTTCCAACAGCTCAATCAGCGTTTTGCCCTCGTAACCCGCACCGAAATACCATGGTGACTGCTCACTTGGGTTAACCACGTTGTCGCCGTTTAGTGCTGACATTGGTACAAAGCGAATATCCGGCGCACTTAGGTTGGTGGCAAAGGCGCGGTATTCATCCACAATCTCATTGAAGCGCTGCTCGGAGAAGTCCACCAAGTCCATCTTGTTAACCGCAATCACCAAGTGCTGAATGCCCAACAAGTCGGCAATAAAGCTATGGCGACGGGTTTGAGTCTGCACCCCATAACGGGCATCGATCAAAATAATCGCCAAGCTAGCCGTTGAAGCACCGGTAGCCATATTGCGGGTGTACTGCTCGTGCCCAGGGGTATCCGCAATGATGAATTTACGCTTTTCCGTAGAGAAGAAACGGTAAGCAACATCAATAGTAATGCCCTGCTCTCGCTCTGACTGCAAACCGTCTACCAGCAGTGCCAAATCAACCGTATCACCGGTAGTGCCACTGGTTTTAGACGCTTGGGTAATTGCCGCCAGCTGATCTTCAAAGATCATTTTAGAGTCGTGCAGCAGGCGTCCGATCAGCGTGGACTTTCCGTCGTCAACACTGCCACAAGTGATAAAACGCAGCAGGTCTTTGTTTTCGTGCTCGTGAAGGTACTGCTCGATATTGTCAGCAATTAAATTAGATTGATGAGCCATTAGACCTACTCCTTAAAAATAGCCTTCGCGCTTTTTCTTCTCCATTGAACCGACCTGGTCGCGATCGATCGCACGGCCGCTACGTTCGCTGGTTTTGGTCAACAGCATCTCTTGAATAATCTCGGGTAGCGTGGCCGCCGTTGATTCCACCGCACCGGTCAGTGGGTAACAGCCCAGCGTTCTGAAGCGCACAAACTTCTCTTCAGGCACTTCACCTGGCGCCAAGGGCAAGCGGTCATCGTCAACCATAACCTGCATGCCATCACGCTCAACCACAGGACGCTTGGCGGCGTAGTAAAGCGGCACAATCGGAATCGACTCAAGATAGATGTACTGCCAGATATCCAGCTCTGTCCAATTCGACAGCGGGAAAACGCGAATTGACTCGCCCTTATTAACGTTGGCGTTATACACATTCCAAAGCTCAGGACGCTGGCTCTTCGGGTCCCAGCGATGGTATTTATCTCGGAAAGAGTAGACACGCTCTTTAGCCCGTGAGGCTTCCTCATCACGCCGCGCGCCACCAAAGGCAGCATCGAAGCCATGCTTATCTAACGCTTGCTTCAGCGCCTGGGTTTTCATGATGTCGGTATATTTGGCACTACCATGGTCGAAGGGGTTGATATTGGCAGCCCGCCCCTCTTCATTGGTATGCACAATCAGCTCCATCCCCGCTTCTTCTGCCATGCGGTTACGGAACGCGATCATTTCACGAAACTTCCAGGTGGTGTCCACATGCATCAATGGGAATGGCGGTGTACCTGGATAGAAAGCCTTACGCGCCAGGTGGAGCATCACCGAAGAGTCTTTACCGATGGAGTACATCATTACCGGGTTACTAAACTCAGCGGCCACTTCCCGGATGATATGGATGGATTCAGCTTCTAGCTGCTTCAGGTGGGTCAAACGTGCCGCATCAGGTGCAATAGGCACCTCATGCTGGGACGCCGACGGCGCAGAAAACTGGTTCATTACCTACTCCCTCACAAAACGGTGCTTGCACGTGCAAACGCTATTTACCGCCTAGCGGCAGCGTTGCCAAAGGCGGTTATTTGAGAGTAGGGTAACGCCGAGCTGATAATAACCCAAAAGAATTAATAACTATCTTTTTATATCTTTATTGCCTAAAAGGATCGTGACCTACGTGTCATTAGATAACAACGCGTTCCACCCAGGACTGCCATTCACTGCCATTTAGGTCAATAACTCGATAGCCAGGCCGCGACGCTTCGTCAATTGCAAACTGCTCAGCACCGGGCAAGAACTGGTCAGCGATAGCAGGACAGCCGTAAACACTAATTTTGGTATCCGCAAGCTTATGCTGCTGGGCATAGGCTTGGTGAGTATGACCAAACAAAATAATCTTAACCTGAGGGTAATGGCTTAACAGCTGCCAAAATGCATCGCGGTCCTGAAGACCAATCGCATCCATCCATACAGCGCCCACATCCACAGGCGGATGATGCATAACCACCATAGTGGGACGATCATCTTGTTCCAGGCGCTCAGCCAGTGCGGCTAAGCGCTCGGCACCTAGCTCGCCATACGGCTGGCCTGCTACCTGCGTGTCAAGAAGCAGTAAACGCCACTGGGTTAGATCAACCTCGTCCACCAGCGGGTGCTCTGCTTGCATCAATGCTAGCTGATCATGATTACCAGGAATCCACACCCATGGACATGGCAACGAGTTCATCGCCTGACGTGCCAATGCATAAGAGGCAGCCGTTTCGTCTTGGCTCACATCACCGCTAAACACGACCATATCCGGCCGTTCAGCGACGACCGCGTCCAGGACACATTCAAACTGCCGCCAAGGAATGCCCGCTCGTGAACGAGCTGTTTTATCGGCATGCAGGTGTGCATCGGTAATTTGAACCAACCGCATCAGGGTAGCTCCGGCATATCATAGGCATGGCCATGAGCTAAGCCATGGGCCAACCACTCACCCAGAAAGCGATTAAGCTGCAGTTTCTCGTCTGGCTGGTGCATTCTGGCATTCGGATAGCGGTAGCGACCACTAAAGTGGCGCTCACGCTGAAAATCAGTCACTTCTGCCATGCGCACATCATGGTAAAGGTGCACACGCATCCTGGGGCCTTCAATAACCACATCCAGCGGCCCGCTCTGAGTTACTTCCACCATGGTAGTGTAAGGCGCTTGCTCTAAAATTTTCAGATGTAAATCGCCGAAATGCTGGTCGTCGCCATGCAGCGCGATATCGCGCTGCTGGCCGCTTTCCATATCGCCTACCAAGCGAATCATGCGCATATAGTTGGCGCTACATTCGCCCTGCAGGGATTTTAAATCGGTGACATAGGCGGTTCTGGCCATGTTCACTCCTTTTCAGATTCGCTTGGCTTCAGTGTTTATTTTCACGGTTGGCTGTCCGCATTTGCAGTCACTGCACGGTGAGAGGCAGCACGCAACGAAGCTCGCTGGCTTGCCAGCCAATGCAGCCCAATCAAACACATGGCGTTGTCGAGTCTTCCCTTCTCTAGGAGTTCCCATGCCGTCGGGAAAGTTACCACATGAACACGAATATCTTCGTGCTCATCATCCAGCCCATGAATTCCCCCCATACCTTGGGTATCGACTAAACCACAAAAGAGGGTCACCCGTTCGTTACAGGCGCCGGGGCTTGGGTAATAGGTATGCAATTTAGTCAATGCGCCTACCTGGCAGCCTGACTCTTCCAACGCTTCACGGCGGGCAACGTCTTCAAGGGATTCGTCTTTATCTGCCAGTCCCGCCACCAGCTCTAACTTCCAAGGAGAAAGTGGGTCGTCAATCGCACCCGCACGAAACTGTTCAACAAGTACTAACGCATCGCGAGCAGGGTCGTAAAGCAGCACGCCAACAGCGTCAAAGCGGTTATGTACCTCGCGGCGCATCGTGTCGCTCCAGCCACCTTCGAAGAGACGATGCCGCAGCTCTAAGGCTTCCAAGCGGAAAAAACCCTGATAAAGGGTATCACGTTGGATTAGTTCGACATCATCTCGGCCCAGCTGAGGCGGCGCTGACGCGTCGGGCGCTAATACGTTAGGGCTAGCGACCATGAAGCACTCCCAGTGTTAACAATCGTTCTATTATCAATGCTTACCACTGGGAATGCCAACGCGCTTATCAACCCTTAAGGGAGGAAGGCTTAGAGGAAGG containing:
- the cysN gene encoding sulfate adenylyltransferase subunit CysN is translated as MAHQSNLIADNIEQYLHEHENKDLLRFITCGSVDDGKSTLIGRLLHDSKMIFEDQLAAITQASKTSGTTGDTVDLALLVDGLQSEREQGITIDVAYRFFSTEKRKFIIADTPGHEQYTRNMATGASTASLAIILIDARYGVQTQTRRHSFIADLLGIQHLVIAVNKMDLVDFSEQRFNEIVDEYRAFATNLSAPDIRFVPMSALNGDNVVNPSEQSPWYFGAGYEGKTLIELLESVEISRDQNLTDLRLPVQYVNRPNLDFRGYCGTLAAGVLHPGQEVKVLPSGKTSRVARVVTFDGDLSAAYPGQAITVTLEDEIDISRGDWIVSADADLPLSNAFMADIVWMHEDALTPGKLYDFKLATRDLSGQVSGIEYQIDVNTLERHATDLLGLNAIARCEVELTAAIPVDDYRTSPGTGSFIIIDRLTNVTVGAGMIRGTADAREQVSGATDWAAFERDLNALVRKHFPHWEAKDVRDLLR
- the cysD gene encoding sulfate adenylyltransferase subunit CysD; the encoded protein is MNQFSAPSASQHEVPIAPDAARLTHLKQLEAESIHIIREVAAEFSNPVMMYSIGKDSSVMLHLARKAFYPGTPPFPLMHVDTTWKFREMIAFRNRMAEEAGMELIVHTNEEGRAANINPFDHGSAKYTDIMKTQALKQALDKHGFDAAFGGARRDEEASRAKERVYSFRDKYHRWDPKSQRPELWNVYNANVNKGESIRVFPLSNWTELDIWQYIYLESIPIVPLYYAAKRPVVERDGMQVMVDDDRLPLAPGEVPEEKFVRFRTLGCYPLTGAVESTAATLPEIIQEMLLTKTSERSGRAIDRDQVGSMEKKKREGYF
- a CDS encoding phosphodiesterase, with amino-acid sequence MRLVQITDAHLHADKTARSRAGIPWRQFECVLDAVVAERPDMVVFSGDVSQDETAASYALARQAMNSLPCPWVWIPGNHDQLALMQAEHPLVDEVDLTQWRLLLLDTQVAGQPYGELGAERLAALAERLEQDDRPTMVVMHHPPVDVGAVWMDAIGLQDRDAFWQLLSHYPQVKIILFGHTHQAYAQQHKLADTKISVYGCPAIADQFLPGAEQFAIDEASRPGYRVIDLNGSEWQSWVERVVI
- a CDS encoding DUF1249 domain-containing protein yields the protein MARTAYVTDLKSLQGECSANYMRMIRLVGDMESGQQRDIALHGDDQHFGDLHLKILEQAPYTTMVEVTQSGPLDVVIEGPRMRVHLYHDVRMAEVTDFQRERHFSGRYRYPNARMHQPDEKLQLNRFLGEWLAHGLAHGHAYDMPELP
- a CDS encoding NUDIX domain-containing protein, producing MVASPNVLAPDASAPPQLGRDDVELIQRDTLYQGFFRLEALELRHRLFEGGWSDTMRREVHNRFDAVGVLLYDPARDALVLVEQFRAGAIDDPLSPWKLELVAGLADKDESLEDVARREALEESGCQVGALTKLHTYYPSPGACNERVTLFCGLVDTQGMGGIHGLDDEHEDIRVHVVTFPTAWELLEKGRLDNAMCLIGLHWLASQRASLRAASHRAVTANADSQP